The genomic stretch CGTGCTGGCCTCCGAGGCCGGCGTGCTGGACATCAAGCCCGAGGACGTCGTCCGCAAGGGCCGCCTGCAGCCCGGCAAGATGTTCCTCATCGACACCGCGCGCGGCAAGATCATCGAGGACGACGAGATCAAGGCCGAGCTGGCCGCCGAGCTCCCTTACGAGGAGTGGCTGCACGCGGGCCTCGTCCGCTTCGAGGAGCTGCCGGCCCGCCAGCGCGAGATCCCCACGCACGAGGCGCTCGTCAAGCGGCAGCAGACCTTCGGCTACACCGAGGAAGAGCTGCGCATCATCCTGTCGCCGATGGCCAAGACCGGCATCGAGCCGATCGGCTCCATGGGCACCGACACGCCCGTCGCCGTGCTGAGCGAGAAGCCGCGGTTGCTGTTCGACTACTTCTCCCAGCTGTTCGCGCAGGTCACCAACCCGCCGCTGGACGCCATCCGGGAGGAGCTGGTCACCTCCCTGGCCAGCACCATCGGGCCCGAGGGCAACCTGCTCGACCCGGGGCCGAGCTCGTGCCGCCAGCTGGTGCTGCCGTACCCGGTGCTGGACAACGAAGAGCTCGCCAAGATCATCCACATCAACGACGAGCACGACCTGCCCGGCTTCCACCCGCACGTCATCAGCGGCCTGTACGAGGTCGCCGGCGGCGGCGAGGCGCTGCTGCGCCGCCTGGCGGAGATCAGGGCCGAGGCGTCCCAGGCGATCGCCGACGGCGCGCGCATCATCGTGCTCAGCGACCGCGGCTCGTCCGAGACCCTCGCGCCGATCCCGTCGCTGCTGCTGACCGGCGCGGTGCACCACCACCTGATCCAGGAGAAGACCCGCACCAAGATCGGCCTGGTCGTGGAGACCGCCGAGGCCCGCGAGTGCCACCACATGGCGCTGCTCATCGGGTACGGCGCCGGCGCGATCAACCCGTACCTGGCGATCGAGACGGTCGAGGACCTGGTCGACACCGGCGTCCTGCAGCTCGACAAGCACAAGGCCGTGCGCAACCTGATCAAGGCGTACGGCAAGGGCGTCATCAAGGTCATGTCCAAGATGGGCGTGTCGACGGTGGCCTCCTACACCGGCGCGCAGATCTTCGAGGCGCTCGGCCTGAGCCAGGAGGTCATCGACTCCTGCTTCACCGGCACCACCTCGCGCCTCGGCGGCGTCGGCTTCGACGTGCTGGCCGAGGAGGTCGCGCAGCGGCACCGCCACGCCTACCCGCGGGTGGAGAACGCCCACCGCAGGCTCCAGGTCGGCGGCGAATACCAGTGGCGGCGCGAGGGCGAGCCGCACCTGTTCAACCCCGAGACCGTCTTCAAGCTGCAGCACGCCACCAGGACCCGCCGCTACGAGATCTTCAAGGAGTACACGAACCTCGTGGACTCCCAGGCGGAGCGGCTCATGACCCTGCGTGGCCTGTTCAAGCTGCGCAAGGGCAGCCCGATCCCCATCGAAAAGGTCGAGCCCGTCGAGAGCATCGTCAAGAGGTTCTCCACCGGCGCGATGTCGTACGGCTCCATCTCGATGGAGGCGCACGAGACGCTCGCCATCGCGATGAACCAGCTCGGCGGCAAGTCCAACACCGGCGAAGGCGGCGAGGACCCCGAGCGGCTCTACGACCCCGCCCGCAGGTCCGCGATCAAGCAGGTGGCCTCCGGCCGCTTCGGCGTCACCAGCGAATACCTGGTCAACGCCGACGACCTGCAGATCAAGATGGCCCAGGGCGCCAAGCCCGGCGAGGGCGGCCAGCTGCCCGGCCACAAGGTCTACCCGTGGATCGCCAAGACCCGGCACTCCACGCCCGGCGTCGGCCTCATCTCGCCGCCGCCGCACCACGACATCTACTCGATCGAGGACCTGGCTCAGCTCATCCACGACCTGAAGAACTCCAACCCGGAGGCCAGGGTCCACGTGAAGCTGGTCGCCGAGGTCGGCGTCGGCACGGTCGCCGCGGGCGTGTCGAAGGCGCACGCCGACGTGGTGCTCATCTCCGGCCACGACGGCGGCACCGGCGCCTCGCCGCTCACCTCGCTCAAGCACGCGGGCGCGCCGTGGGAGCTCGGCCTGGCCGAGACCCAGCAGACGCTGCTGCTCAACGACCTGCGCGACCGCATCGTCGTCCAGGTCGACGGCCAGCTCAAGACCGGCCGCGACGTCGTCATCGCCGCGCTGCTCGGCGCCGAGGAGTACGGCTTCGCCACCGCGCCCCTCGTCGTCTCCGGCTGCGTGATGATGCGGGTCTGCCACCTCGACACCTGCCCCGTGGGCGTCGCCACGCAGAACCCCGAGCTGCGCAAGCGCTTCACCGGCAAGCCCGAGTTCGTGGTCAACTTCTTCGAGTTCATCGCGGAGGAGATCCGCGAATACCTGGCCGAGCTGGGCTTCCGCTCGCTCGACGAGGCGATCGGGCACGTCGAGATGCTCGACACGACGGCGGCCGAGGAGCACTGGAAGGCGAGCGGCCTCAACCTGTCGCCGATCCTGCACCAGCCCGAGCTGCCCGCGGGCACCGCGCTGCACAGGGTCATCGAGCAGGACCACGGGCTGGAGCACGCGCTGGACAACACGCTCATCCAGCTCGCCGAGGGCGCGCTCAACGACGGCACCCCGGTCACGCTGGAGCTGCCCATCCGCAACGTGAACCGCACGGTCGGCACCATGCTCGGCTACCAGGTCACGAAGCGGTACGGCGGCAAGGGCCTGCCCGACAACACCATCGACATCTCCTTCACCGGCTCGGCGGGCAACTCGTTCGGCGCGTTCCTGCCGCGCGGGATCACGCTGCGGCTGACCGGCGACGCCAACGACTACCTCGGCAAGGGCCTGTCCGGCGGCCGGCTCACCGTCCGCCCGCACGAGGAGGCCCCGTTGGACGGGCACATCAT from Nonomuraea polychroma encodes the following:
- the gltB gene encoding glutamate synthase large subunit — protein: MPAAHLGFPEPQGLYHPANEHDACGVAMVADVAGRRGHGIVVKALTALCNLDHRGAKGSEPDTGDGAGILTQIPDAFYRAVVPFTLPAAGAYATGIAFLPFDEQARSVATGLIEEIAAEEGLTVLGWREVPVDRELPGPSARAVMPHFAQLFVSSPDGREGLELDRLAFCLRKRAEHEADVYFPSLSARTIVYKGMLTPDQVEPFFPDLSDERYETAIALVHSRFSTNTFPSWPLAHPYRYVAHNGEINTVKGNRNWMRAREAMLASPHIPGDISRLFPICDPDGSDTASFDEALELLHIGGRSLPHAVLMMIPEAWENHTEMDPARRAFYEFHSSMMEAWDGPASITFTDGTLAGAVLDRNGLRPGRFWVTADGLVVLASEAGVLDIKPEDVVRKGRLQPGKMFLIDTARGKIIEDDEIKAELAAELPYEEWLHAGLVRFEELPARQREIPTHEALVKRQQTFGYTEEELRIILSPMAKTGIEPIGSMGTDTPVAVLSEKPRLLFDYFSQLFAQVTNPPLDAIREELVTSLASTIGPEGNLLDPGPSSCRQLVLPYPVLDNEELAKIIHINDEHDLPGFHPHVISGLYEVAGGGEALLRRLAEIRAEASQAIADGARIIVLSDRGSSETLAPIPSLLLTGAVHHHLIQEKTRTKIGLVVETAEARECHHMALLIGYGAGAINPYLAIETVEDLVDTGVLQLDKHKAVRNLIKAYGKGVIKVMSKMGVSTVASYTGAQIFEALGLSQEVIDSCFTGTTSRLGGVGFDVLAEEVAQRHRHAYPRVENAHRRLQVGGEYQWRREGEPHLFNPETVFKLQHATRTRRYEIFKEYTNLVDSQAERLMTLRGLFKLRKGSPIPIEKVEPVESIVKRFSTGAMSYGSISMEAHETLAIAMNQLGGKSNTGEGGEDPERLYDPARRSAIKQVASGRFGVTSEYLVNADDLQIKMAQGAKPGEGGQLPGHKVYPWIAKTRHSTPGVGLISPPPHHDIYSIEDLAQLIHDLKNSNPEARVHVKLVAEVGVGTVAAGVSKAHADVVLISGHDGGTGASPLTSLKHAGAPWELGLAETQQTLLLNDLRDRIVVQVDGQLKTGRDVVIAALLGAEEYGFATAPLVVSGCVMMRVCHLDTCPVGVATQNPELRKRFTGKPEFVVNFFEFIAEEIREYLAELGFRSLDEAIGHVEMLDTTAAEEHWKASGLNLSPILHQPELPAGTALHRVIEQDHGLEHALDNTLIQLAEGALNDGTPVTLELPIRNVNRTVGTMLGYQVTKRYGGKGLPDNTIDISFTGSAGNSFGAFLPRGITLRLTGDANDYLGKGLSGGRLTVRPHEEAPLDGHIISGNVALYGATSGEVFIRGVVGERFCVRNSGATAVVEGVGDHGCEYMTGGRAIVLGATGRNFAAGMSGGIAYLLDLKSERVNREMVAIEALTEEDAEFLKETVEKHFAETASPVAKQLLAEWDEAVGRFSKIMPTDYKRVLAAAEAARIEGRDIDEAVMAAAVQG